In the Theobroma cacao cultivar B97-61/B2 chromosome 1, Criollo_cocoa_genome_V2, whole genome shotgun sequence genome, one interval contains:
- the LOC108661412 gene encoding uncharacterized protein LOC108661412, producing the protein MLYHTTWFVAILDPIKYIFENPFLFGRIARWKVLLSEYDIVYVSQKSIKGSAIANFLANRANEDYESVSFDFSDEDLMVVLHIEKDSPNELNPWKMYFDGASNALGHKIGAVLISPNEKYYPATVRLNFNCTNNIAEYEALVMGLQAAIEMKVSAIEVYGDSALVICQMRGEWETRHFKLVPYKKLVTELSKQFKEISFNHFP; encoded by the coding sequence ATGTTGTATCACACAACATGGTTTGTGGCGATATTAGATCCCatcaagtatatttttgaaaacccCTTCCTGTTTGGAAGAATAGCTCGATGGAAAGTGCTATTGTCTGAgtatgatattgtgtatgtgtcccaaaaatcaatcaaagggAGCGCCATCGCTAATTTCCTCGCAAATCGAGCAAATGAGGATTATGAATCtgtaagttttgatttttcagaTGAAGATTTGATGGTCGTCTTGCACATAGAAAAAGATAGTCCCAATGAACTTAATCCATGGAAGATGTATTTTGATGGAGCATCCAATGCTTTGGGGCACAAAATTGGGGCAGTGTTGATTTCTCCAAATGAAAAGTACTATCCAGCCACGGTGAGATTGAATTTCAATTGTACTAATAATATAGCGGAGTATGAGGCGTTGGTAATGGGATTACAAGCAGCAATCGAGATGAAAGTCAGCGCGATAGAGGTTTACGGAGATTCGGCTTTGGTGATATGTCAAATGAGAGGCGAATGGGAAACTAGACATTTTAAACTAGTTCCATATAAAAAGCTGGTTACAGAATTAAGCAAACAGTTCAAGGAAATCAGCTTCAACCATTTTCCTTGA